The following proteins come from a genomic window of Paramicrobacterium humi:
- a CDS encoding sensor histidine kinase: protein MSTLSELILAQGRSDEADVEWLHMLVEDAQLLADLAFADIVLWVPTQDDSFVAVSHYRPSSAATLFYRDFVGQPIKQQWRAQVTEAFASGKIIDSSAPDWYEETPTRVIAVPVKRRLTAETTETTKRPIAVLTRHTNLGETRSPSRQERTFNNCAAELFGMIASGDFPDLSAPTGPRRGAPRASDGLLRLDVEGVTTFASPNALSAFYRMGFEEELEGESLAEVTTEILGNQQEIDESLPLVVTGRAPWRTDIESRGVTISLRSIPLRDNGERIGAIVLCRDVTELRHRERELLTKDATIREIHHRVKNNLQTVASLLRIQSRRAHSDEASHALTQAMRRVTAIAVVHDTLSEGLAQDVDFDDVFERVLMLIAEVASSHNTTAHPKKSGQFGVLPSEYATPLALALTELVTNAVEHGLAGREGEVEISAVRSSQTLSVTVRDNGTGLPEGQVGSGLGTQIVRTLIQGELGGTIDWHTVVGEGTEVTIDVPLRFIENPKSR from the coding sequence ATGTCGACGCTCAGTGAACTGATTCTCGCGCAGGGCCGCTCCGATGAAGCGGACGTGGAATGGCTGCACATGCTCGTGGAGGACGCTCAGCTTCTCGCCGATCTCGCTTTCGCGGACATCGTGCTCTGGGTGCCCACACAGGACGACAGCTTCGTCGCCGTCTCCCACTATCGGCCGTCGAGTGCGGCGACGCTGTTCTATCGGGACTTCGTCGGCCAGCCGATCAAGCAGCAGTGGCGCGCGCAGGTCACTGAGGCCTTCGCGTCCGGGAAGATCATCGACTCCTCCGCTCCCGACTGGTACGAGGAGACCCCGACGCGCGTCATCGCCGTGCCGGTGAAGCGACGTCTCACCGCGGAGACGACAGAGACGACGAAACGGCCGATCGCCGTGCTCACTCGGCACACGAACCTGGGTGAGACGCGGTCGCCCAGCCGACAGGAGCGCACCTTCAACAATTGCGCGGCGGAGCTGTTCGGCATGATCGCGAGCGGCGACTTCCCCGACCTCTCGGCGCCCACCGGGCCGCGACGCGGCGCTCCGCGCGCGTCGGACGGCCTCTTGCGGCTCGATGTCGAGGGGGTCACGACGTTCGCGAGCCCGAACGCGCTGTCGGCGTTCTACCGCATGGGGTTCGAAGAGGAGCTCGAGGGCGAGTCGCTCGCCGAGGTGACGACGGAGATCCTGGGCAACCAGCAAGAGATCGACGAGTCGCTGCCGCTCGTCGTCACGGGCCGGGCGCCCTGGCGCACCGACATCGAGTCGCGCGGCGTGACCATCTCGCTCCGCTCGATCCCGCTGCGTGACAACGGAGAGCGCATCGGCGCGATCGTCCTGTGCAGGGACGTGACAGAGCTGCGGCACCGGGAGCGCGAGCTGCTCACGAAGGACGCGACGATCCGCGAGATCCACCACCGCGTGAAGAACAACCTGCAGACCGTCGCCTCGCTTCTGCGCATCCAGTCCCGCCGTGCTCACAGCGACGAGGCGAGCCACGCGCTCACGCAGGCGATGCGCCGCGTGACGGCCATCGCCGTCGTGCACGACACGCTCTCGGAAGGACTCGCGCAGGACGTCGACTTCGACGACGTCTTCGAACGCGTGCTCATGCTCATCGCGGAAGTCGCCTCCTCGCACAACACGACGGCGCACCCGAAGAAATCGGGGCAGTTCGGTGTGCTGCCGAGCGAGTACGCGACCCCGCTCGCCCTCGCGCTCACCGAACTCGTCACGAACGCCGTCGAGCACGGCCTCGCGGGACGCGAGGGAGAAGTCGAGATCTCGGCAGTGCGCTCGAGCCAGACGCTGTCCGTCACAGTCCGCGACAACGGCACGGGCCTTCCCGAGGGGCAGGTCGGCTCGGGCCTCGGCACGCAGATCGTTCGCACGCTCATCCAGGGCGAGCTCGGCGGGACGATCGACTGGCACACTGTCGTCGGCGAGGGCACCGAAGTCACGATCGATGTGCCGCTGCGGTTCATCGAGAATCCGAAGTCGCGCTGA
- a CDS encoding helix-turn-helix domain-containing protein — MDPISPDSIGRFLTVADASEILNISAAEVLELIRSAELPAISVGSPKRWRIERRVLEDYIEAKYEEARRMSLWQQADAASVHDLEDGRPRKR; from the coding sequence ATGGACCCCATCTCCCCCGACTCGATCGGGCGCTTCCTCACGGTCGCTGACGCTTCAGAGATCCTCAACATCTCTGCGGCGGAGGTCCTTGAGCTCATCCGATCGGCGGAGCTCCCCGCGATCAGCGTCGGCTCTCCGAAGCGCTGGCGAATCGAACGGCGCGTGCTCGAGGACTACATCGAGGCGAAGTACGAAGAGGCTCGACGCATGAGCCTGTGGCAGCAGGCGGATGCCGCGAGCGTGCACGACCTCGAGGACGGCCGTCCGCGCAAGCGGTGA
- a CDS encoding WhiB family transcriptional regulator: MDWRDKAACLTADPELFFPVGNTGPAVDQIEKAKAVCATCTVTEICLQYALETGQDSGVWGGLSEDERRALKRRAARARRAS; encoded by the coding sequence ATGGACTGGCGCGACAAAGCCGCTTGCCTCACCGCCGACCCGGAGCTTTTCTTCCCGGTGGGCAACACGGGACCGGCCGTCGACCAGATCGAGAAGGCGAAGGCCGTTTGCGCCACCTGCACCGTCACGGAGATCTGCCTCCAGTACGCCCTCGAGACCGGACAGGACTCGGGCGTCTGGGGAGGACTCAGTGAAGACGAGCGCCGTGCGCTCAAGCGTCGAGCGGCTCGCGCTCGTCGCGCCTCCTAG
- a CDS encoding SAF domain-containing protein: MSQQFGTPSAAPTRAAPTRAVRRRFWFDPRFVIGIVLVVVSVFGVWFVVSTNDKTIAVYSAASTLTPGTVLSDDDLVVTHVRLGAVEGNYVLSGALPGAGALLTRTIPKGELLPRSAITDASSVGVSPVVVHLAGVLPASVDTGSVVDTWAAEPVEGGGFGQPVVIVDGATVNRVIEDDAMVGGAQVSVELLVPKGDVATVLAAVANGHALSLVPRAVS; the protein is encoded by the coding sequence ATGTCCCAGCAATTCGGAACCCCGTCTGCGGCGCCGACGCGTGCGGCGCCGACGCGTGCGGTGCGAAGGCGTTTCTGGTTCGATCCGCGGTTCGTCATCGGCATCGTCCTCGTGGTCGTGTCGGTGTTCGGAGTGTGGTTCGTCGTCAGCACGAACGACAAGACGATCGCCGTGTACTCCGCCGCGTCGACATTGACGCCCGGAACGGTGCTGAGCGACGACGACCTCGTCGTCACGCACGTGAGACTCGGCGCCGTCGAGGGCAACTACGTGCTCAGCGGCGCCCTGCCCGGAGCAGGCGCGCTTCTGACCCGCACGATCCCGAAGGGGGAGCTTCTGCCGCGCTCCGCGATAACCGACGCGTCTTCCGTGGGCGTCTCTCCTGTGGTCGTGCATCTGGCCGGTGTGCTGCCCGCGTCCGTCGACACCGGGAGCGTCGTTGACACGTGGGCGGCGGAGCCCGTCGAGGGCGGCGGCTTCGGCCAGCCCGTCGTCATCGTCGACGGCGCGACCGTCAACCGCGTCATCGAAGACGACGCCATGGTCGGCGGAGCCCAGGTGAGCGTTGAGCTGCTCGTGCCGAAGGGCGACGTCGCGACGGTGCTCGCCGCCGTCGCGAACGGCCATGCGCTCTCCCTCGTCCCGCGGGCGGTGAGCTGA
- a CDS encoding AAA family ATPase yields the protein MVRLVIALDRDTEERLIEGLLERGHDILARLGAFDDIAAAIERTAPDVLLIDAEMLDAELLGSCDGDRVRVVALTGDEEQRRKLARLGLREHAAKTAALDAIDDLLTGAVLESGDADAPQRGSVTAVWGPAGAPGRSTVAIGLALELASAGGRVALVDADTWGASIAPMLGMLDESPGFAAACRLAGQGALTTEELERVSQRYPVSQGSLSVLTGLTRTSRWPELTEERVRLTLEVCRTWAEHIIVDTGFSLESDEEISSDLFAPRRNAATLTCLRGAERVIAVGRADPIGLGRLLRQHPDLLDVVEGVPVRVVINRVRSGPIGVGAAAQITRTLERFGGIEKPLLIAHDERAADAAALEGRSLREVAPRSPAAVAIRRLAREIMPDAAMPPCRRAVESVVRGADCDGSRGDRSCQATPRRHHKLDQCRRSVN from the coding sequence ATGGTGCGGCTGGTCATCGCGCTTGACCGTGACACCGAGGAACGGCTCATCGAGGGCCTCCTCGAGCGCGGTCACGACATCCTCGCGCGTCTCGGGGCCTTCGATGACATCGCGGCCGCGATCGAGCGCACGGCTCCGGACGTGCTGCTCATCGACGCGGAGATGCTGGATGCCGAGCTGCTCGGGAGCTGCGACGGCGACCGCGTCCGCGTCGTCGCGCTCACCGGAGATGAAGAGCAGCGACGAAAGCTCGCACGCCTCGGATTGCGCGAGCACGCTGCGAAGACCGCTGCACTCGACGCGATCGACGATCTCCTCACCGGTGCGGTGCTCGAGAGCGGCGATGCTGACGCGCCTCAGCGGGGGAGCGTCACGGCCGTCTGGGGACCAGCCGGCGCACCGGGTCGCTCGACCGTCGCCATCGGTCTCGCGCTCGAGCTCGCGAGTGCGGGCGGCCGCGTCGCGCTCGTGGACGCTGACACGTGGGGCGCCTCGATTGCGCCCATGCTCGGCATGCTCGACGAGTCGCCCGGCTTCGCCGCGGCGTGCCGCCTCGCCGGTCAGGGCGCGCTCACGACGGAAGAGCTCGAGCGCGTGAGTCAGCGCTACCCCGTGTCGCAAGGCAGCCTGAGCGTGCTCACGGGTCTCACGCGCACGAGCCGCTGGCCCGAGCTCACGGAAGAACGCGTTCGACTCACGCTCGAGGTCTGCCGCACGTGGGCGGAGCACATCATCGTCGACACGGGCTTCAGCCTCGAGTCCGATGAGGAGATCTCGAGCGACCTCTTCGCACCCCGCAGGAACGCCGCGACGCTCACGTGTCTCCGCGGCGCGGAACGGGTCATCGCCGTCGGCCGCGCCGACCCGATCGGCCTCGGCCGGCTCCTGCGGCAGCATCCGGACCTGCTCGATGTCGTCGAAGGGGTTCCCGTGCGCGTCGTCATCAATCGTGTGCGCTCGGGCCCGATCGGCGTGGGCGCCGCGGCGCAGATCACGCGCACCCTCGAGCGGTTCGGCGGCATCGAGAAGCCGCTGCTGATCGCGCATGACGAGCGCGCGGCCGACGCCGCCGCGCTCGAGGGCCGCAGCCTTCGCGAGGTCGCCCCACGCTCTCCCGCGGCCGTCGCCATCCGCCGGCTCGCCCGGGAGATCATGCCGGATGCCGCCATGCCGCCATGCCGGCGAGCCGTCGAGAGCGTCGTGAGAGGGGCGGACTGCGACGGCTCGCGCGGAGACCGCTCCTGTCAGGCAACGCCACGTCGTCACCATAAACTGGATCAATGTCGACGCTCAGTGAACTGA
- a CDS encoding Rv3235 family protein, translating into MMTNSSAAQRSSGNGPEPRGRPARCGAPDADSDFTYIRTSASELPDPERLLINLTRSVIEVLHGARDLEQLARWISEDVYQKLLMQTSIAARARMLKRQHPALPVVRIGRVHMQTPVDDVCEAVVMVQAGKARARAVAIRLEGIDRRWRATSIGVL; encoded by the coding sequence ATGATGACAAACAGCAGCGCAGCGCAGCGTTCCAGCGGAAACGGACCGGAGCCGCGGGGTCGCCCGGCCCGATGCGGAGCGCCAGACGCCGACAGCGACTTCACCTACATTCGCACGAGCGCATCGGAGCTCCCCGATCCCGAACGGCTGCTGATCAATCTCACGCGAAGCGTCATCGAGGTCCTCCACGGGGCCCGCGATCTCGAACAGCTTGCGCGTTGGATCAGCGAGGACGTCTACCAGAAGCTCCTCATGCAGACGTCGATAGCGGCCCGCGCGCGGATGCTCAAACGTCAGCATCCCGCGTTGCCCGTCGTCCGAATCGGACGCGTTCACATGCAGACGCCCGTCGATGACGTGTGCGAGGCCGTCGTGATGGTGCAGGCCGGGAAGGCGCGCGCCCGCGCGGTCGCGATCCGCCTCGAGGGCATCGACCGCCGCTGGCGCGCCACCTCGATCGGCGTCCTCTGA
- the secA gene encoding preprotein translocase subunit SecA, with protein sequence MASVLEKMLRVGEGRLLRRLQSYAKAVNALEEDFAELSDEELRNETGELRERYDKGESLDHLLPEAFAAVREAAKRTLGMRHFDVQLMGGAALHLGNIAEMKTGEGKTLVATLPAYLNAITGKGVHIITVNDFLASYQSELMGRVFRALGMTTGVIVSGQTPDVRRKQYEADITYGTNNEFGFDYLRDNMAWQQDGLVQRGHNYAIIDEVDSILIDEARTPLIISGPSSGEANRWFAEFARIANSLTAGEDYEVDEKKRTVGVLEPGIEKVEDYLGIDNLYESANTPLISFLNNAIKANALFKKDKDYVVMNGEVMIVDEHTGRILVGRRYNEGVHQAIEAKEGVPVKAENQTLATVTLQNYFRMYDKIAGMTGTAETEAAEFMSTYKLGVVAIPTNKPMQRLDQADLVYKSEEAKFAHVVEDIAERHEAGQPVLVGTTSVEKSEYLSRLLAKKGVRHEVLNAKNHAREAAIVAQAGRLGAVTVATNMAGRGTDIMLGGNAEFLAVQEMSELGLSTTDTPDEYEEKWDEVFDRVKAKVQEEADKVVDAGGLYVLGTERHESRRIDNQLRGRSGRQGDPGESRFYLSLQDDLMRLFNSGAAESLMSRGVPDDVAIESKVVSRAIRSAQSQVESRNAEIRKNVLKYDDVLNRQREAIYTDRRRILEGDDLHERVQVFLDDVIDEVLDEHIGEGNGDDWDFDALWSELKTLYPIGLTIDEVVQEAGSRGRVNRSFVQREILSDAKLAYQAREEKLGSPAMRELERRVVLQVIDRRWRDHLYEMDYLKDGIGLRAMAQRDPLVEYQREGFALFQQMMGQIREESVGYLFNLEVEVGQPDKAEGEVSPVVVAKGLTRTDAETEKLSYSASNEDGEVEVRNQRGQIEKGATTKAQRAANEKNGARPAATPQQPRQASQRQQPAKRGAFGQSTAGAEEPSNRAERRAQQRKK encoded by the coding sequence GTGGCCTCAGTACTGGAAAAGATGCTTCGCGTCGGCGAGGGACGACTCCTTCGCCGCCTGCAGAGCTATGCGAAGGCGGTGAACGCCCTCGAGGAGGACTTCGCCGAACTCAGCGATGAGGAACTGAGGAACGAGACGGGCGAACTCCGCGAGCGCTACGACAAGGGAGAGTCCCTCGACCACTTGCTTCCCGAGGCGTTCGCGGCGGTCCGCGAAGCGGCGAAGCGGACACTCGGCATGCGGCACTTCGACGTGCAGCTCATGGGCGGCGCCGCCCTCCATCTCGGAAACATCGCCGAGATGAAGACCGGTGAGGGAAAGACCCTCGTCGCTACCCTTCCCGCGTACCTCAACGCGATCACCGGCAAGGGCGTCCACATCATCACCGTCAACGACTTCCTCGCGAGCTACCAGTCGGAGCTCATGGGTCGTGTCTTCCGCGCCCTCGGCATGACGACGGGCGTCATCGTCTCCGGCCAGACCCCCGATGTGCGGCGCAAGCAGTACGAAGCGGACATCACCTACGGGACGAACAACGAGTTCGGCTTCGACTACTTGCGCGACAACATGGCCTGGCAGCAGGACGGCCTTGTGCAGCGCGGCCACAACTACGCCATCATCGACGAGGTCGACTCCATCCTCATCGACGAGGCGCGCACTCCGCTGATCATCTCCGGCCCCTCCTCGGGCGAGGCCAATCGCTGGTTCGCCGAGTTCGCGCGCATCGCGAACAGCCTCACGGCCGGCGAGGACTACGAGGTCGACGAGAAGAAGCGCACAGTCGGCGTTCTCGAGCCGGGCATCGAGAAGGTCGAGGACTACCTCGGCATCGACAACCTCTACGAGTCGGCGAACACGCCGCTCATCTCCTTCCTCAACAACGCGATCAAGGCGAACGCGCTGTTCAAGAAGGACAAGGACTACGTCGTCATGAACGGCGAAGTGATGATCGTGGACGAGCACACCGGCCGCATCCTCGTGGGCCGCCGCTACAACGAGGGAGTGCACCAGGCGATCGAGGCGAAGGAAGGCGTTCCGGTCAAGGCCGAGAACCAGACCCTCGCCACAGTGACGCTTCAGAACTACTTCCGCATGTACGACAAGATCGCCGGAATGACCGGTACGGCCGAGACCGAGGCCGCCGAGTTCATGTCGACCTACAAGCTCGGCGTCGTCGCGATCCCGACGAACAAGCCGATGCAGCGCCTCGACCAGGCCGATCTCGTGTACAAGTCGGAGGAAGCCAAGTTCGCGCACGTCGTGGAAGACATCGCGGAACGCCACGAAGCCGGGCAGCCGGTTCTCGTCGGCACCACGAGCGTCGAGAAGAGCGAGTACCTCTCTCGCCTGCTCGCGAAGAAGGGCGTGCGCCACGAAGTGCTCAACGCCAAGAACCACGCTCGTGAGGCGGCGATCGTCGCACAGGCCGGACGCCTCGGCGCCGTTACCGTCGCGACGAACATGGCCGGCCGCGGAACGGACATCATGCTCGGCGGAAACGCCGAGTTCCTTGCCGTGCAGGAGATGTCCGAACTGGGGCTGTCCACGACGGACACTCCCGACGAGTACGAAGAGAAGTGGGACGAGGTCTTCGACCGCGTGAAGGCGAAGGTGCAGGAGGAGGCCGACAAGGTCGTCGATGCCGGCGGACTCTACGTCCTCGGCACCGAGCGGCACGAGTCGCGCCGCATCGACAACCAGCTGCGCGGGCGCTCGGGCCGTCAGGGCGACCCCGGTGAGAGCCGGTTCTACCTCTCGCTCCAGGACGACCTGATGCGACTGTTCAACTCCGGCGCGGCCGAGAGCCTCATGTCGCGAGGCGTGCCCGACGACGTCGCCATCGAGTCGAAGGTCGTCAGCCGCGCCATCCGGTCCGCGCAATCGCAAGTGGAGTCTCGCAACGCGGAGATCCGCAAGAACGTGCTCAAGTACGACGACGTCCTCAACCGACAGCGTGAGGCCATCTACACCGATCGTCGCCGGATTCTCGAGGGTGACGACTTGCACGAGCGCGTCCAGGTCTTCCTCGACGATGTCATCGACGAAGTTCTCGACGAGCACATCGGCGAAGGCAACGGAGACGACTGGGACTTCGACGCGCTCTGGTCCGAGCTCAAGACGCTCTACCCGATCGGTCTGACCATCGACGAGGTCGTGCAGGAGGCCGGCTCACGCGGGCGCGTGAATCGCAGCTTCGTCCAGCGCGAGATACTCTCCGACGCGAAGCTCGCGTACCAGGCACGGGAGGAGAAGCTCGGCTCGCCGGCGATGCGTGAGCTCGAGCGTCGTGTGGTGCTTCAGGTGATCGACCGCCGGTGGCGCGACCACCTGTATGAGATGGATTACCTCAAGGACGGTATCGGCTTGCGCGCCATGGCTCAGCGCGACCCCCTCGTGGAGTACCAGCGCGAAGGTTTCGCCCTGTTCCAGCAGATGATGGGCCAGATCCGGGAAGAGTCCGTCGGCTACCTCTTCAACCTCGAAGTCGAAGTGGGGCAGCCCGACAAGGCCGAGGGCGAAGTCTCGCCCGTCGTCGTCGCCAAGGGGCTCACGCGAACGGACGCGGAGACCGAGAAGCTCAGCTATTCCGCCTCGAACGAGGATGGCGAGGTCGAGGTGCGCAATCAGCGCGGCCAGATCGAGAAGGGTGCGACGACGAAGGCCCAGCGCGCGGCGAACGAGAAGAACGGCGCTCGTCCCGCCGCGACGCCGCAGCAACCGCGTCAGGCGAGTCAACGTCAGCAGCCCGCGAAGCGTGGCGCCTTCGGTCAGAGCACGGCGGGCGCGGAAGAGCCGAGCAATCGGGCGGAGCGGCGGGCGCAGCAGCGTAAGAAGTAG
- the hpf gene encoding ribosome hibernation-promoting factor, HPF/YfiA family has protein sequence METNIVGIGLGITDRFHDYVEEKAEKITHLTDRVIAFEVKVSRHIDKSGKNGDDRVELTVVGPGPLVRAEAAAQDKYAAFDIAIDKLLERIRRAKERRQGRRGKKRTSLHAAATGQFAAVGLTPAPADVLERVRAGEAPAAEEEVEEAYCPVVIRQKTFPAEWMTVDDAVDRMELVGHDFFLFIDARTDRPSVVYRRKGWDYGVIELAEEAESKGA, from the coding sequence GTGGAAACTAACATCGTCGGAATTGGCCTGGGAATCACCGATCGCTTCCATGACTACGTGGAAGAAAAAGCGGAGAAGATTACCCACCTCACTGATCGCGTCATCGCGTTCGAAGTCAAGGTCAGTCGCCACATCGACAAGAGCGGGAAGAACGGAGACGATCGCGTCGAGCTGACGGTCGTCGGTCCGGGACCCCTCGTGCGCGCCGAAGCGGCGGCGCAGGACAAATACGCCGCGTTTGATATCGCCATCGACAAGCTCCTCGAGCGAATACGGCGAGCGAAGGAGCGTCGCCAGGGCCGCCGAGGGAAGAAGCGCACGTCGCTGCACGCCGCCGCGACGGGCCAGTTCGCCGCCGTCGGCCTCACTCCGGCCCCCGCCGACGTACTCGAGAGAGTTCGGGCAGGCGAAGCGCCCGCCGCCGAGGAAGAGGTCGAGGAAGCGTACTGCCCGGTCGTGATCCGCCAGAAGACGTTCCCCGCGGAATGGATGACCGTCGACGACGCGGTCGATCGAATGGAACTCGTCGGACACGACTTCTTCCTCTTCATCGACGCGCGAACCGATCGCCCCAGTGTGGTGTACCGCCGGAAAGGCTGGGACTACGGCGTCATCGAGCTCGCGGAGGAAGCCGAGTCGAAGGGCGCATAG